The DNA segment TACTCAAAGAACAAATATTACGTGGACGATGTCTTGATTAATCTTGATTTTAAATCAAACAAAGGTTTGAATAAAGAAGCGTTCTTAGAGGTTTTAAAGAAAGAGTACGAAATCAAGGATCACTTTGAGTAATTTTGTAGAAATTTTAATTAGTATTATTCTTTTGTAATACTATGATTTTAATCTTTATTTCAACTGACTCTTAATCCGCTCAATCAACATCGTGATGATTCTTTTGTTATAATCCTTGCTTTCCAAACTGTATCTTTCTAATTCTTCTTGGTTAAACATTCCAATGGTCATTCCGATCATGGTGTTTTTTAGAACACTATCTTTTTGAAGACTTTGTTCGATAAATACCTTTTTCTTTTCTGGTTTCAGGGTAACGGCATCAACTTTTTGTCTTTCGGCGTACGTTTTAAACAAAGCTAAATAAAGTTCGTTTTGTAATTTTAAAACAGGTCTTAAAGTTTGGTTTTGAAATCTTTCTATTTCAGAATTGCTTTCTGAAATAGGTATTTCCAACGGTTCTCTTAATTCTAATTTGCTACTCATGCAGGTTTTTATAATTAGGTTGATTTCTTCTTTGAGGAACGAAAATTAGGTAATGGTCATCATACCGTAACTTAATCGGGAATGAATTGCCTCTTTTAGATATAATTATAGAATGATTTATAAGTTTCTTTAAAAACGAAAAGCCCTCTAAGAAAACTTAGAGGGCCCTTTTAATATTATTAATACTTATTTCTTAATGAATTTTACTGTTTTAGAATCTGAAGACCCATTTAGTTTCAACAAATAAATTCCCGCAGCAAGTTTTCCTACAGAAGTCGATTTTTGCTGTTTAAGGTTATCTTGCTGTACCATTTGTCCATTGATACTGTAAATTTGATACCCGTTGAAAGAAGATAGATCTCCTTTCATATTAAGTTGATCTTGTACAGGATTTGGATTGATCGATATTGAGTGTGCGTTACTGCCTGATTCATCGGTAGCCATATTTCCTAAAGATTTCACACTTAAGTCAAATTTGCCTTCTGCAAAGTCGATTAGGCTTCTGTTTCCAACATTAATATAATACATAGTTCCTACCTGACTTACAAAAGTTCCTGTTTCCGTACCTTGATATCCGGTTTCATCAACACTTACTACACATGAAGTTGCAGCGCAGGTACCTTCTTTTACAACAATCATGGGATCCCAAAATTCTGTCGCTTTAACTTTAACTTCTATTTTTTCTCCAGTACCCAAAAACGAATACCATACTCCATCATTGGCTACTTCTATTCCGTCGCAAGAAACATAACCTCCATTATTGCTTGAATAAGTTGCATCTACAGCTTTGATAAGCGGCAAAGTTGTGATTGCTTCTGCCGTAGAGCAGTTGTCATTTGCCACTGCAGCTCCTGTTGTAAACGAACTCGTGCTACATCCTGTAGCTTCACCATTGCTATTTGAAGGATTAATAGTAACATAATAAGTAGTTTCAGGATCTAATCCTTCTGCAAAGAAATAATCCAAATAAGTCCCATTATCATAATGATTCGTAATATCATTACCGCCGGGTGTAGTTCCTACAGTTACAAAATATTTTGTAGCACCCGCTGATGAATTGTAATCTATTTTAGGTAAAAATTCCACATTCGTCGCACCGTTCGCAGGTGATGTTACTGTCGTACATTGTGGGGCAACTGCTGGTGCTGTAAGACCTAAAAGTGTCACATTAGGCAGATAGCTATACGATGCTTTTGAAGTGCCTGCTGCTATGTTAGTAGGATCTATAACACTTCCTCCGAAAAGGTAATACGCCTGTATAGTGCTTAATGCAGGAGCTGAAGTACTTGAGAATTTATCCGAAGAACTTCCATAGTTTGGTGCTATTTCATTCACTGCTATAACAAGGTTATCAACATTATTGTAGGTGAATGAATCACTGAAATTAATTGTGGTAACTCCGGCCGAAAAAGTAAGGGTACCATCAAAAACTTTGGTCATACCTGATGTAGGAAGATAGTCAGTACTGTTGGAGAACACGCTTTTTGCAGTATGTCCCAACCAAACCTGTATTTTATTGGTGTTGTTAAACATCGCTGTAGAACTGCTTGACTTGTAGCGAAGACCTGTAATTGCACCAGAAGCTCCGATCGCACTTTTCAAATAAATACTCTGCGAATAGGAATAACTATATGATCCTGTAAATGGTGCAGATCCGAAAGTTGTTCCGTTTCCAATGGTAATTTGCGCATTAATTACTAACGATGCGAAGATCGTTAGTAATAATAATAGATTTTTTTTCATTTTGAGTGTTTAATTATTTATGATAATTTTTTCATTTGCTTTAAAGTTTAATCCTTCGATATTTACGAGATAGACCCCTTTTGTTAAATTTCTTACATTAACAGGTTCTCCGTCTTTAACATAGGTTTTACTAACCAGTCCTCCGGACATGTTATAGATCGTTACCAAAAGTTTTTCTTTTACCGTACCATTTTTTATGTAGAACTCATCTGTAGCGGGATTCGGGAAAAGGGTTAACTTACTATCCTCAAGTGACACATTTGTTGCAGATAATTCAGCTTTACATTTCGCTGGATAAGTAAAATCTTCGACCTGGTCGGTAATCAACTTTTTATTCCCTGCTGCCGCATTTACTCCAACTCCTCTTTTTGCGAACGCACCCCAGATAAGACATTCGTTTTGGCCAGCATTAGCTAGGGCGTCTGCTTGTATGATGGCATCACGACCCTCTATGAAACCAGGATTACATCCTTGTAATTTCAAAGCATCAACAACAAGTTGCAATGCTTTTGCGTTTCCAGCCGTTCTATTGTTAACAACGTCGGCTGCGTAACCATATTTGTCAATCATTTTCCATGTCATGTCCCATAAGATCGTAGCGTATACAAATCCCACACTATGTACATCGATTTGGGTTACATTGTTGGTGTCTTGGTAGGACATCGCATTGGTATCTGCATAGGTATAATTATTAATAGCAAAGTCAGGGGAATATTTTGCCGGTCTAATTCCGCCACCAGTCGTTGCTTCGCCTGTCGCAAAAGTCCCAACTCCTCTCGCAACTTGTGCTGTAGCACCTGGTTGATACGTAAGCATCATTGCAAAATAATCAGACCATCCTTCTCCCATTTGTTCGGCAGAGGTAGATTTGCTTAAACAACCATATCCTGTTCCAGTCATTCTGTTGGAAATTCCGTGACCATATTCATGGATTACGATACCGTTGTCGAGAGATCCATCCACATATTTATATTGGGTTTTATCATCTTCTAACTTAACAGTTACAGTTTGAGAGGTCATCAATGATTTTAGGTAATCGCCATCGTCATTTTTAATCAAAATTGAAGGAATCGTAATTGTAGTATCTGTGCCACCCATTGGTCCAAATGTAGAACTTGCCAGTGGATTGTAAATGACAACTGCGGTCGCTCCAGCATCCTGCGCAGCTTTTACTTTCATGACAAAATTACAGCTGCCACGCTCTACAAGGGCAATATTTCCATTAATAGCAGCGCCGTTTGTAAGCGCAGTACATCCATCTACAGGTTGAGCCAGTTTTAAGGTTCCAGTTGCTGGTTGACTTTCTAGAGACGGACCAAACGAAGCTAATTTGCTTGCAATATCTCTACTTACTCCAGCTACAGGTGAGGTGATGAAAATATTTTGAATTGATTTTGGACTCCAAAGGTACATCTGCATTCTAGGATATAAGATTGATGATCCTTCGTAACCTGGTCCAAAATTAGCGTTATCTAATCCTCCTCCATCTTGAGCTTCTGCTCTTACATAATCACCACCAGTTCCGCCTTTTCCCAAATTTGAATTTTGAAAGTTTTTTGCTGTTTCAGTAAATCCAAAACTATAAAAAACATCGTGCATCATGTTATTTACATAAAATAAATTGGTGATCGCAGCATCTTTATAATTCTGTGCATTTTCATTAATATTTAGTGGATAATTAAACACTAAATTAGCAGCAAACGGCGAGTTTCCTGGTTCGTTTATACC comes from the Chryseobacterium sp. SNU WT5 genome and includes:
- a CDS encoding T9SS type A sorting domain-containing protein, which codes for MKKNLLLLLTIFASLVINAQITIGNGTTFGSAPFTGSYSYSYSQSIYLKSAIGASGAITGLRYKSSSSTAMFNNTNKIQVWLGHTAKSVFSNSTDYLPTSGMTKVFDGTLTFSAGVTTINFSDSFTYNNVDNLVIAVNEIAPNYGSSSDKFSSTSAPALSTIQAYYLFGGSVIDPTNIAAGTSKASYSYLPNVTLLGLTAPAVAPQCTTVTSPANGATNVEFLPKIDYNSSAGATKYFVTVGTTPGGNDITNHYDNGTYLDYFFAEGLDPETTYYVTINPSNSNGEATGCSTSSFTTGAAVANDNCSTAEAITTLPLIKAVDATYSSNNGGYVSCDGIEVANDGVWYSFLGTGEKIEVKVKATEFWDPMIVVKEGTCAATSCVVSVDETGYQGTETGTFVSQVGTMYYINVGNRSLIDFAEGKFDLSVKSLGNMATDESGSNAHSISINPNPVQDQLNMKGDLSSFNGYQIYSINGQMVQQDNLKQQKSTSVGKLAAGIYLLKLNGSSDSKTVKFIKK
- a CDS encoding T9SS-dependent M36 family metallopeptidase, with the translated sequence MKKITTIALFVLTGLVYTVNAQDYSSIIKGYLAQKTSSLKTNSNTYNEWEINNVDPSTSLKATVINIQQKMNGVPVMYSDAVLVLRDGAVITEKDNFSPLSSAMKQNNSKPSLNINDAINITQGKNTINNEKVDGHLVYYPLDGQLVLSWRLGYHSGDLEKMTIVDANTGSVIHDEVTTISCNFRHDEVDHGNANLNTLNLKNENTESSTQLKQAAATASYNVFAFPLEAPTFGPRSLISDPWMTTSSPIGWHNDGDNSYNTTKGNNVYAYDDSSGINEPGNSPFAANLVFNYPLNINENAQNYKDAAITNLFYVNNMMHDVFYSFGFTETAKNFQNSNLGKGGTGGDYVRAEAQDGGGLDNANFGPGYEGSSILYPRMQMYLWSPKSIQNIFITSPVAGVSRDIASKLASFGPSLESQPATGTLKLAQPVDGCTALTNGAAINGNIALVERGSCNFVMKVKAAQDAGATAVVIYNPLASSTFGPMGGTDTTITIPSILIKNDDGDYLKSLMTSQTVTVKLEDDKTQYKYVDGSLDNGIVIHEYGHGISNRMTGTGYGCLSKSTSAEQMGEGWSDYFAMMLTYQPGATAQVARGVGTFATGEATTGGGIRPAKYSPDFAINNYTYADTNAMSYQDTNNVTQIDVHSVGFVYATILWDMTWKMIDKYGYAADVVNNRTAGNAKALQLVVDALKLQGCNPGFIEGRDAIIQADALANAGQNECLIWGAFAKRGVGVNAAAGNKKLITDQVEDFTYPAKCKAELSATNVSLEDSKLTLFPNPATDEFYIKNGTVKEKLLVTIYNMSGGLVSKTYVKDGEPVNVRNLTKGVYLVNIEGLNFKANEKIIINN
- a CDS encoding glyoxalase yields the protein MSSKLELREPLEIPISESNSEIERFQNQTLRPVLKLQNELYLALFKTYAERQKVDAVTLKPEKKKVFIEQSLQKDSVLKNTMIGMTIGMFNQEELERYSLESKDYNKRIITMLIERIKSQLK